One genomic window of Luteitalea pratensis includes the following:
- the nth gene encoding endonuclease III yields the protein MPRAPKGAPTLVPAAAVLERLLRHYPTPDTELAYRNAFELLIATVLSAQSTDRRVNETTPALFALYPDARALAVADPADVEPIIHATGFFRVKSRAIVTLSQRLVAEHGGDVPATMDTLTTLPGVGRKTANVVLGHALGVPGLPVDRHVLRVTERIGLTFETTPEGVERDLCAALPASDWTRMSDALILHGRRICRPRPLCGECFVADVCRYPFKTGGIAPLDLGAPPTGRPAGRARPPSRNAPGSQRSDKAPRPTIGNAIKRTTTNPQAGSSRRSGNAAKADSSRRSGNAAKAEGRRTKAVKK from the coding sequence GTGCCCCGTGCCCCTAAAGGCGCGCCGACCCTCGTGCCGGCCGCGGCCGTGCTGGAGCGTCTGCTCCGCCACTACCCGACGCCGGACACCGAACTCGCCTACCGCAACGCCTTCGAACTGCTGATCGCGACCGTGCTGTCGGCGCAATCCACCGACCGGCGCGTGAACGAGACGACGCCGGCCCTTTTTGCGCTGTATCCCGATGCGCGCGCGCTGGCCGTCGCGGATCCAGCCGATGTCGAGCCGATCATCCACGCCACCGGGTTCTTCCGCGTCAAGTCCAGGGCCATCGTCACGCTCTCGCAGCGGCTCGTCGCGGAGCATGGCGGCGACGTGCCGGCGACCATGGACACCCTGACGACGTTGCCGGGCGTCGGGAGGAAGACCGCCAACGTCGTGCTCGGCCACGCGCTCGGCGTGCCGGGACTCCCCGTCGATCGCCATGTGCTGCGCGTCACCGAACGCATCGGCCTGACCTTCGAGACCACGCCCGAAGGTGTGGAACGCGACCTCTGCGCGGCGCTGCCCGCATCCGACTGGACGCGCATGTCCGACGCGCTGATCCTGCACGGCCGGCGCATCTGCCGGCCGCGGCCGCTCTGCGGCGAGTGCTTCGTCGCCGATGTGTGTCGCTACCCGTTCAAGACCGGAGGGATTGCGCCACTCGACCTCGGTGCGCCACCCACAGGCAGGCCTGCGGGCCGGGCTCGGCCACCTTCGCGCAACGCGCCGGGATCGCAGCGGTCTGATAAGGCTCCGCGCCCAACGATCGGGAACGCCATCAAGCGAACGACGACGAACCCGCAGGCTGGCTCGTCGCGCCGAAGCGGCAACGCCGCGAAGGCGGACTCGTCGCGCCGAAGCGGCAACGCCGCGAAGGCGGAAGGCCGACGGACGAAGGCCGTCAAGAAATGA
- a CDS encoding metallopeptidase family protein, giving the protein MTRDEFATLIEEALTLIPENFRDAMRNIAIIVEEYPPATLLEEMEIEAPDTLYGLYLGTPITERQWDDGNREPDQIVLYQGPHEEDAINEDDLVAMVAETLIHEIGHYFGMSEEEIQEVEEHFWAEQDGDHD; this is encoded by the coding sequence ATGACCCGAGACGAGTTCGCGACATTGATCGAGGAGGCGCTGACGCTGATTCCCGAGAACTTCCGGGACGCGATGCGCAACATTGCGATCATCGTCGAGGAGTACCCGCCAGCCACGCTCCTCGAGGAGATGGAGATCGAGGCACCCGACACGCTCTATGGTCTCTATCTCGGCACGCCCATCACCGAGCGGCAATGGGACGACGGCAATCGCGAGCCCGATCAGATCGTCCTCTACCAGGGGCCGCACGAGGAGGACGCGATCAACGAGGACGACCTCGTGGCCATGGTCGCCGAGACGCTGATCCACGAGATCGGGCATTACTTCGGCATGTCGGAGGAGGAGATCCAGGAGGTCGAGGAGCACTTCTGGGCCGAGCAGGACGGAGATCACGACTAG
- the rsmA gene encoding 16S rRNA (adenine(1518)-N(6)/adenine(1519)-N(6))-dimethyltransferase RsmA, whose amino-acid sequence MVPPSPGLRRTGQARKRFGQHFLERPWVDKVVAAIAPQPGDVFLEIGPGRGQLTVPIARAGAVVHAVEIDRDLVAELRARALPRVHVHEGDFLDVPPETWFEGDRPYRVAANLPYNISTPVLGRLLRHAREGRVADAVLMLQKEVADRLIAVPGTGDYGPLAIAMALQADVSRAFVLPPGAFRPPPRVHSAVVRIGFRADRVTIADQARFDAIVRHVFTQRRKMLGTTLQALARGEGADAKAWLAEAGIDGQRRAETLSLEEFARLAAAARR is encoded by the coding sequence GTGGTTCCGCCTTCGCCAGGGCTTCGGCGGACAGGACAGGCGCGCAAGCGATTCGGGCAGCACTTCCTCGAGCGCCCGTGGGTCGACAAGGTCGTCGCCGCCATCGCCCCGCAGCCTGGTGACGTCTTCCTCGAAATCGGCCCCGGCCGCGGCCAGTTGACCGTCCCGATCGCGCGGGCCGGCGCGGTCGTTCATGCCGTGGAGATCGATCGCGACCTCGTGGCCGAGTTGCGGGCCCGCGCACTGCCCCGCGTCCACGTGCACGAAGGCGACTTCCTCGATGTGCCTCCCGAGACATGGTTCGAGGGAGACCGCCCGTATCGCGTCGCCGCCAACCTGCCCTACAACATCTCGACGCCGGTGCTCGGTCGCCTGTTGCGCCACGCCCGGGAGGGACGCGTCGCCGATGCCGTCCTGATGCTTCAGAAGGAAGTGGCTGACCGCTTGATCGCCGTCCCGGGCACGGGCGATTACGGGCCGCTGGCGATCGCGATGGCCTTGCAGGCCGACGTGAGCCGTGCCTTCGTGCTTCCGCCGGGGGCATTCCGCCCGCCCCCCAGGGTCCATTCTGCGGTCGTCCGTATCGGCTTCCGTGCCGACCGGGTGACCATCGCGGACCAAGCCCGCTTCGACGCCATCGTCCGGCACGTGTTCACCCAGCGCAGGAAGATGCTGGGGACCACGCTGCAAGCGCTGGCCAGGGGGGAAGGCGCCGACGCGAAGGCGTGGCTCGCCGAGGCCGGCATCGACGGACAGCGGCGCGCCGAGACGTTGTCGCTCGAGGAGTTCGCGCGCCTGGCCGCTGCGGCCCGAAGGTAG
- a CDS encoding ribonuclease J, which yields MPETTLALPVDVVPLGGLREFGMNTMAITCGDTTIVVDAGVMFAEPDLPGVDLVVPDLAYLEGLGHKVAAVFLTHGHEDHIGGLPYLMPLVEGPVYGSRLALALVENRLEQHSIDVRGRLKPVAPRERVQVGPFTIECLRVTHSMPDCLALAIHTPAGVLVHTGDFKIDHTPLDAETTDLPRLAELGQQGVLALFADSTNVDRPGVAGSERDVIDGFEEIFTSTAGKIVVAMFASSIHRMQILVDLAAQFDRNVAFVGRGVIDNSETAQRLGLLRIPSGVQIRDSEVRNFPGSDVVCITTGSQGEPAAALSRIAIDDHRFVKVDDDDVVVFSARAIPGNERAIGRVMNHLALRGADVIYEGQKHIHVSGHGHVEELKLMHSLVRPKYFVPIHGEYRQLARHARVAQTVSRGTEILVIDNGDVLRFDGEGAAIEGRAEVGRRLIDGTRTGEVADEVLRDRKHLAGDGLIVPMLAVNMQTGELAGTFEIITRGFVVDEASEALLRDATAMIRDAVRAAPIEERTDVGLLRERVRSELQRVLRRKAGRRPLIVPVVMEI from the coding sequence GTGCCCGAGACGACGCTGGCGCTGCCGGTCGACGTGGTGCCGCTTGGCGGCCTGCGCGAATTCGGCATGAACACGATGGCGATCACGTGTGGAGACACGACGATCGTTGTCGATGCCGGCGTGATGTTCGCAGAGCCCGATCTGCCCGGCGTCGACCTGGTCGTGCCCGACCTGGCCTACCTCGAGGGCCTGGGCCACAAGGTGGCCGCCGTCTTCCTCACGCACGGCCACGAGGATCACATCGGCGGGCTGCCGTACCTGATGCCGCTGGTCGAAGGCCCGGTCTACGGTTCGCGACTGGCGCTGGCGCTGGTGGAAAATCGCCTCGAACAGCACAGCATCGACGTCCGTGGACGGCTCAAACCGGTGGCGCCTCGCGAACGCGTGCAGGTGGGGCCGTTCACCATCGAGTGCCTGCGCGTCACGCACAGCATGCCGGACTGCCTGGCGCTGGCCATCCACACGCCGGCTGGCGTACTGGTCCACACCGGCGATTTCAAGATCGACCACACGCCGCTCGATGCCGAGACGACGGACCTGCCGCGCCTGGCCGAACTCGGTCAACAAGGCGTACTGGCGCTGTTTGCCGACAGCACCAACGTCGACCGGCCCGGCGTCGCCGGCTCGGAACGCGACGTCATCGACGGCTTCGAGGAGATCTTCACGTCCACGGCCGGCAAGATCGTCGTGGCGATGTTCGCCTCGAGCATCCACCGCATGCAGATCCTCGTGGATCTCGCGGCGCAGTTCGATCGCAACGTCGCCTTCGTGGGCCGTGGCGTGATCGACAACTCGGAAACCGCGCAGCGCCTGGGATTGCTGCGTATCCCCTCCGGCGTGCAGATTCGCGACAGCGAGGTCCGGAACTTCCCCGGCAGCGACGTGGTCTGCATCACGACCGGGTCGCAGGGCGAACCGGCGGCTGCCCTGTCGCGCATCGCGATCGACGACCACCGGTTCGTGAAGGTGGACGATGACGACGTGGTCGTGTTCTCGGCACGCGCCATCCCGGGCAACGAACGGGCGATCGGCCGGGTGATGAACCACCTCGCGCTGCGCGGCGCCGACGTGATCTACGAGGGCCAGAAGCACATTCATGTCTCCGGGCACGGACATGTGGAGGAACTGAAGCTGATGCACTCGTTGGTCCGGCCGAAGTACTTCGTCCCGATCCATGGCGAGTATCGCCAGCTCGCACGTCATGCCCGGGTCGCGCAGACCGTGTCGCGTGGTACCGAGATCCTGGTGATCGACAACGGCGACGTGCTGCGCTTCGACGGCGAGGGCGCCGCCATCGAGGGTCGCGCCGAAGTCGGCAGGCGGCTCATCGACGGCACGCGGACCGGCGAGGTCGCCGACGAGGTGCTGCGCGATCGCAAGCACCTCGCGGGCGACGGCCTGATCGTGCCGATGCTCGCCGTGAACATGCAGACCGGTGAGCTTGCTGGCACGTTCGAGATCATCACGCGCGGGTTCGTCGTCGACGAGGCGTCGGAGGCCTTGCTGCGTGACGCCACCGCGATGATTCGGGATGCCGTGCGCGCCGCGCCGATCGAGGAACGAACAGATGTGGGGCTGCTGCGCGAACGCGTGCGGTCCGAGTTGCAGCGTGTGCTGCGGCGCAAGGCGGGGCGGCGCCCGCTCATCGTGCCCGTGGTGATGGAGATCTGA
- a CDS encoding DNA translocase FtsK, translating to MSASVMSRRASEALGVALFFGALLWFVALASYTPGDPAWFFYAGPPKQAANFAGTFGAFIAESSFQLLGYASFLIPVVLIVAGYHYFWCRSLPAGYTKSIGAVVLLLCVSALLGLAGDAPRAGDASVPAGGHLGAILSELAVQYLNRTGGAIVILSLGLLGFILTTQVSLSALAAAAAERIRVRVSTFTEEMKARREVKRREEQRREVVRKRLGRDATPEDLKAIKPRTDGDAADVTPARRQPTPATSPTASTPAAAARPDRATATAASVAGVGPSPARIAAEMPAVRPKPPVRVAPSSTPTSLPEHESELKAPAERKAGGYTLPPLALLDPAQAERKVDERELMDSARQLEDKCREFSVEGAVVQILPGPVVTTYEFKPDAGVKYSKITGLSEDLSLAMRAESVLIDRIPGKSTVGIQIPNPVRESISLRELLESEPYRKSSSKLAIALGKTIHGEPYVSDLATMPHLLIAGSTGTGKSVGLNAMLTSILYRATPDQVRFIMIDPKRLELGMYEDIPHLLTPVVVEPKLAANALRWAVREMEERYKTLAAFGVRNIEQFNRNLKASIDAGEVRTDSKTGEALKPLPFVVVVIDELADLMMVASSEVEQSICRLAQMARAVGIHLILATQRPSVDVITGLIKANMPSRISFRVSSKVDSRTILDANGAEQLLGKGDMLFLPPASSRVMRLHGAYISEQESARLASFLRKQGQPSYDRSITDEEKSGETMAGGFEKDDLYDEAARIVVSSAQASISYLQRRLRIGFSRAARLVDMMEAEGLVSSGQGGKAREVLVPKDYFDEVDAQLR from the coding sequence ATGTCGGCATCCGTGATGTCACGACGTGCCAGCGAGGCGCTGGGCGTGGCGCTGTTCTTCGGCGCCCTGCTGTGGTTCGTCGCGCTGGCCAGTTACACCCCCGGCGATCCCGCGTGGTTCTTCTACGCGGGCCCACCGAAGCAGGCGGCCAACTTCGCCGGCACGTTCGGCGCCTTCATCGCCGAGTCGTCGTTCCAGTTGCTCGGCTATGCGTCGTTCCTGATTCCGGTCGTCTTGATCGTGGCCGGCTATCACTACTTCTGGTGCCGGAGCCTGCCGGCCGGCTACACCAAGTCGATCGGCGCCGTCGTGCTCCTGCTCTGCGTCTCCGCGTTGCTTGGCCTCGCGGGTGACGCACCGCGTGCCGGCGACGCGTCCGTGCCCGCAGGTGGGCACCTCGGAGCGATCCTCTCCGAACTCGCCGTGCAGTATCTCAATCGCACCGGCGGTGCGATCGTCATCCTGTCGCTCGGCCTGCTCGGGTTCATCCTCACGACCCAGGTCTCGCTGAGCGCGCTCGCCGCCGCCGCGGCCGAAAGAATCCGCGTGCGCGTCAGCACATTCACCGAGGAAATGAAGGCACGCCGCGAGGTGAAGCGACGCGAGGAACAGCGGCGTGAAGTCGTGCGCAAGCGACTCGGCCGCGATGCGACGCCGGAGGACCTCAAGGCGATCAAGCCGCGCACCGACGGGGACGCCGCGGACGTCACCCCGGCCAGGCGCCAGCCGACGCCAGCGACCTCACCGACGGCTTCCACGCCCGCTGCGGCGGCCAGGCCGGACCGGGCTACGGCCACCGCGGCTTCCGTGGCCGGCGTCGGGCCGTCTCCGGCGCGTATCGCCGCCGAGATGCCGGCCGTGCGCCCCAAACCGCCCGTGCGCGTGGCACCCTCATCGACGCCGACGTCCCTGCCCGAGCACGAGTCCGAATTGAAGGCGCCAGCAGAGCGCAAGGCCGGGGGCTACACGCTGCCACCGCTTGCCCTGCTCGACCCGGCCCAGGCCGAGCGCAAGGTCGACGAGCGGGAGTTGATGGATTCGGCGCGACAGCTCGAGGACAAGTGCCGCGAGTTCTCGGTCGAGGGCGCCGTCGTCCAGATCCTGCCGGGCCCGGTCGTGACCACCTACGAGTTCAAGCCCGATGCGGGCGTGAAGTACAGCAAGATCACCGGACTCTCCGAGGATCTCTCGCTGGCCATGCGCGCCGAGTCGGTGCTGATCGACCGCATTCCCGGCAAGAGCACGGTCGGTATCCAGATCCCCAACCCCGTTCGCGAATCGATCTCGCTGCGGGAACTGCTGGAGTCTGAGCCGTACCGGAAATCCAGTTCCAAGCTCGCGATCGCGCTCGGCAAGACCATCCACGGCGAGCCCTACGTCAGCGACCTGGCGACGATGCCGCACCTGCTCATCGCCGGTTCGACCGGCACGGGCAAGTCGGTCGGGCTCAACGCGATGCTGACGAGCATCCTCTACCGCGCCACGCCGGATCAGGTGCGCTTCATCATGATCGACCCGAAGCGCCTCGAACTCGGCATGTACGAGGACATTCCGCACCTGCTCACGCCGGTCGTGGTCGAGCCCAAGCTCGCGGCCAATGCCCTGCGCTGGGCTGTGCGGGAGATGGAAGAGCGCTACAAGACGCTGGCCGCGTTCGGGGTCCGCAACATCGAGCAGTTCAACCGCAACCTCAAGGCGTCGATCGACGCCGGCGAGGTGCGGACCGACTCGAAAACCGGCGAAGCCCTCAAGCCACTGCCGTTTGTCGTCGTCGTCATCGACGAACTCGCGGACCTGATGATGGTGGCCTCGAGCGAAGTCGAGCAATCCATCTGCCGGCTCGCGCAGATGGCACGCGCGGTGGGCATCCACCTGATCCTCGCGACCCAGCGGCCATCGGTGGACGTCATCACCGGCCTGATCAAGGCGAATATGCCGTCGCGCATCTCCTTCCGCGTGTCGTCCAAGGTCGACTCACGGACGATCCTGGACGCCAACGGCGCGGAGCAGTTGCTCGGCAAGGGCGACATGCTCTTCCTGCCGCCTGCGTCCTCGCGCGTCATGCGCCTGCATGGCGCCTACATCTCGGAGCAGGAGAGCGCGCGACTGGCGAGCTTCCTGCGCAAGCAGGGCCAGCCGTCATACGACCGATCGATCACCGACGAGGAGAAGTCGGGCGAGACGATGGCGGGCGGATTCGAGAAGGACGACCTCTACGACGAGGCGGCGCGGATCGTGGTGTCGAGCGCGCAGGCGTCGATCAGCTACCTGCAGCGGCGACTCCGCATCGGCTTCAGCCGTGCGGCGCGCCTTGTGGACATGATGGAGGCCGAAGGGCTGGTCTCGAGCGGCCAGGGCGGAAAGGCCCGCGAGGTGCTCGTGCCCAAGGACTACTTCGACGAGGTGGACGCGCAACTGCGCTGA